In the Sphingobium sp. RAC03 genome, CCTTGCGGACGGGGGAGGGGGAACGCGCGCGGATCGGGTCATTCATGCAACAAGCCTCCATCGCTCCGGCGATGGAGCCAAATGTTCAATATATAGAACATCGTTCGCGATTTACAATGAATGAGTCGCCATGACATGCAGGGGTCATCATGACGAAGGCGGCTCTTCCGCCATTCGACAGAGTGAATGGACGGGACGGATGGCCAAACTCACCGACTATAGCAGCTATGCCGATGCGCAGGCGCATGCGACGTCCGACGCGCCCTGGGGTCTGTTCGACGGCGACCGCGATCATCTCAACATCGCGCATGAATGCATCACCCGCCACGCCGATGGCAGCGACCGCGCCGCCGTCCGCATCGCCCATGCCGATGGCCGCGATGAAATTCTCAGCTTCGACACGATCGCCGCCGGTGCCGCACGCTTCGCCTATTGGCTCGATGCAGAGGGCGTTCAACCCGGCGAACGCATCGCCTTCATGCTCGAACCCTCGCTGCCCTTTTATGTCTGCCTGTTCGGCGCGATGCAGACCGGTGCGATCTCGGTGCCGCTCTTCACCCTGTTCGGTCCCGATGCGCTGCGCTTGCGCGTCGATGACTGCAAGCCGACCATCCTGATCACCAATCTGGAAAAGGCCGACCTCGCCCGCAGCATGAACGGCCCCCGCGTCGTCATCGCCGACGACGGCCTGCTGGACGAAATCGAAAAATATCCCGCGACCTATACCCCCAAGACCAGGGCGAATGACCTGGCCGTATTCCAGTATACGTCCGGCACCACCCGCGAACTACCCGAAGCGGTCAAGCACAGCCACCGCGCGCTGGTGACGCTGATGTTCGCCGCGCTCTACGGCACCGGCATCCGGCCGGGCGACGAATTTTTCTGCCCCTCCTCGCCCGCTTGGGGGCATGGCCTGTGGCATGGGACGCTCGCCCCGCTGGGGCTGGGCGTGACCACCGGCACCTTTGCTGGTCGCTTCGATCCCGTCCGCCTCATGCAAGCGCTGGACGATTACCAGATCACCAACATGTCGGCCGCCGCAACCCATTACCGTATGATGAAGAATAGCGGCAAGGCGGAGGAATTTGCCTTCCACTTCAAGAAGCTATCCTACACCGGCGAACCGATCGACCCGGCGACGCTCGACTTCATCGAAACCTATTTCAAGGTTCCCGCCTGCTCCATGTACGGCACGACCGAAATCGGCGTCGTGCTGGTCAATTATCCGGGCGCAGACGATTTCACCGTCAAGCCTGGCTCGCTCGGCAAAGCCGTGCCAGGACAGAAATTGCAGGTCCAGCGCCCCGACGGCACACCGTCCGCCCCCGGCGAGATCGGCGAACTGATGCTTTGGCGGCGCGACAAGTGGGAAACTACCAAGGACCGCGCGAAAATCGACGAGGACGGCTATTTCTATCATTGCGGCCGTGCCGACGACGTCATCATTTCGGCCGGCTGGACGATGAGCGCGGTCGAGATCGAAAACACCCTGCTCAAACATCCCGTGGTGCTGGAATGCGCCGTGATCGGCGTGCCCGACCCGCAACGGGGACAAGTCGTCAAGGCCTTCGTCATCGCCAATGTCGACGGTAGCGATGCCTTGGTAAAGGAACTCCAGACCTTCACCCGCGAAAAGCTCGCCCAGCATGAATTTCCCCGCGTCGTGGAATTCGTAACCGACCTGCCCAAAACCCCGGCCGGCAAGGTCCACCGCAAAATCCTTCGAGAACGCGAGGCTGCGAAAGCGGCCGAACTCGTCAACTGACCTTTAGGAGAAAAGACATGGCAACATTGGCGGAAGCCCCCACCAATAAATTCCCCAAGATCACCGAAGAAGGCCTGGACGACCTGCGCAAGCGCATAGGCGTCAAGATCGAGAATACGGTCGAACCTTGGAATTATGAAGCGACCCGCGACGCGATCCGCCACTATGCCCACGGCATCGGCGACGATAATCCCTTGTGGTGCGATCCGGCCTATGCCGAAAAGACCAAGTACGGCGCGGTCGTCGCGCTACCCAGCTTCCTGTTCACGACCAGCCGGATCATTTCGGGCTATTGCGGTGGCCTGTCGGGCGTTCATGCCATGTGGGCGGGTGCCGACTGGACCTGGCACAAGCCGGTGCTGCGCAACGACACCATCCGCACCGAAGCTTATCTCAAGGATTTGGTCGAGCATAACACCAAGTTCGCCGGGCGCAGCTTTCAACAGATCTACCATGTCGACTTCTTCAACCAGTCGGGCGACAAGGTGGCCGAAGGCGATAGCTGGGTATTCCGCACCGATCGCGACGAAGCCCGCGAACGCGGCACCAAATATACCGAAGCACGTGGCCGCGTGGAGCAATATACCGAGGAAGAACTGGCCGAATTTACCCGCCTGTATCAGGAAGAGGAAATTCGTGGGTCAACGCCCCGCTATTGGGAAGACGTGAAGGTTGGCGACGAACTGCCGCGCATGATGAAGGGGCCGATGACGGTCACCGGCTTCATCTGCTACGCGCAGGGCTGGGGCGGCCTCTACATCCGCGCCAACAAGCTCGCCAACCAGATGCAGCAGGCGCATCCGGGCCTCGGCATCCGCAACCGCTTTAACGTGCCAGACTGCCCTGAGCGCGTTCACTGGGACGAAGCCTTCGCGCTCGAAGTCGGCGCACCGGGGGCCTATGATTATGGCCCGGAACGGTGCAGCTGGCTGACCCATCACATCACCAACTGGATCGGTGACGATGGCTTCCTCACGCGCAGCAAGTGCCAGATCCGCCGCCACAATCCCGATGGCGATGCGATCTACATCGACGGCAGCGTGATCCGCAAGTTCGAGGAGAACGGCAAGAAGTTCGTCGAGATCCAGCAGCAGGCGACCACCCATCGCGGCGAAGTTTCCGCCTTCGGCACCTCGATCGCCGAACTGCCCAGCAAGCCAGCCTAACCCCGCAAGCGGGTAGGAGACGAGGGCCGCCGCCGCAGCGATATGCGGCGGCGGCCCTTTTGCGTTGCGCCCGCATCGCTAGGATCGGCCGAGACGATAAGAGAGGACTGCAGAATGGATGAGATGCGCTTCGACGGCCGGGTCGCCGTTATCACCGGGGCAGGCCGGGGCTTGGGCCGCGCCTATGCGCTACTGCTGGCGTCGCGGGGCGCAAAGATTATCGTCAATGATCCCGGCGTATCGATGCAGGGGGAGGGCACCGACGCTGCGCCTGCCCAAGCACTGGTCGAAGAAATCCGCGCCGCCGGGGGAGATGCGATCGCCTCGACCGACAGCGTCGCAACGCCGCAGGGCGGCCAGGCGATCATCGACACCGCCATCACCCATTATGGCCGCATCGACATCCTTATCCACAATGCGGGCATCGTCCGGCGCGGATCGCTCAATGACCTCAGCTACGCCGATTTCGAGACGGTCCTCGACGTCCATATGCGCGGCGCCTTCCATGTCGTGCGCGCCGCCTTCCCGCACATGACCGCCGCCAACTATGGCCGCATCGTCCTCACCGGCTCCCTCAACGGCCTTTATGGCAATGCAGGCGTGGTCAATTATTCCATGGCAAAGGCCGCGATGACCGGCCTGTCCAACGTCGCCGCGATCGAAGGCGCAGCGCACAACATAAAGAGCAACATCATCCTGCCCGGTGCCGTCACCCGCATGGCCGATGGCCTCGACACCAGCGCCTACCCGCCGATGGACCCGGACCTTGTCGCGCCCACCGTCGGCTATCTCGCCCATGAAGAGTGCGCGGTGACCGGCGAAATGCTCATCGCCATGGCCGGCCGCGTCGCCCGCGCCTACACGATGGAAACCAAAGGCGCGTTCCGCCCCGACTGGACCATCGAACAGATCGCCGAAAATCTCGACACCATCCGCGCCACCGACAACGCCCTCCACTTCGCGCCAGTGCCGGACGGCCATATGGACCATCTCCGCTATTGTTTCGCCATGGCGCGAGCGGGGTAAACGCATCTTCGCTTTACGGAGGCGTTCGCCGATTCACCTCAATCCCTTCCTCCGTTCGCCCTGAGCTTGTCGAAGGGCCGCACTTCTTGAACAGAAGGGCAAGGCTTCGACAGGCTAAGCCCGAACGGGGTAGATGGGGCCGGTCACTTATGCCTTACACGCAATCCCAAACCGCGCCGTATAATCGCGGAAATGCGCATGCACACCCGCGCGATCCAGCCCATAATCCGCCAGATCATAGCTATGCTTGCCATGTTTCCCCTGCGGATTGGCATCCAGCATCGCCTGCATCGCGGCTTCCGCCTCCGCCGTCAGCGCCGTATCGAACCGCGCATAGAGCCGCCGCATCTCGCCGATCGGGTCGCGCACCTGCGCGTCATAGTGAATGTCATGGATCGAATCCCAGCCATGCTTCTCCCGATAGGCCAGCATCCGTTCGATCATCAGGTCGAAGGTGCGCAGCTGCGACTTGCCGACCTCGACCGGATCGACATCGTCGCTAAACATCTTGCGCACCTGATAAACGAGGCTGCACGCCGACGCGACGACATCGGCGGGATCGCGATGCGTCATCACCAATTGCGCATCGGGATAGACGGTCATGATGTCATCCAGAAACAGCGGATGCCAAGGATTTTTGAGCGTCCACTGTCCGCTATTATTCTCCTGCAACATCTGGAACAGCCGCTTCTGATAGCGGAAAGCAGGCAGGTAACTCGTGCCGAACAACCATTTCTGATAGCTCGGAATATGCAAGACCGAGTCATAATATTGCGCGCAAAAAGACGGCGCCATCGAGAATTGGCACTCGGTCGGGCTGTCCGCATCCTCATGATGCATCGCCGAGATATGCGGCGCATATTTGAGCATCATGTCGAGCCGCGCCTGTTCCGCCACATAGCGCGGATCGCTGCTCAGCGCGCCCTTCGCCGCGGGCGGCACACTGTTGAATGCTTCCCAGCGCAGGAAGCACCGCCGCGCCGGGTCCGCATTGAGCAAATTGATCGTCAGCGTCGTGCCCGTGCGCGGCAGGCCGAACACGAACAGCGGCTTGTCGACCGGCGCATCCAGCAACGCAGGATGCCGCGCCAGATAATCCTCGACCTGCAACCGGTTCGCCAGCGTGGCGGTGATCTGCTGCGCCCAACGCCCCTGTGCCGCCTCGGTCAGCTTCGCCTCGCCATTGATCGCATCGATCAGGACGTGCAGCCCTTCCAACATCGCCTCATCGCCCAGATCGGTCAGCCCCGTCTGTTCGCGCGCGGCGGCAATCAGCGCGTCAGCGTCCAGCCCTGCGGTGGTGGTCGTCATCATCCTTCTCCCTTTTCTGTTTGACTGGCGAGGCGCTTGTCCGTCTCGGCGATCTCCGCCTTCAGCCACATGGTTTCCGACAGGTTCGTGCCGCCGCTCGCCGCCAGCAATTGCGCCAGCGCTGCCTTGCGCACGCTCAATCCCGCTTCATGATCGGGCACAGCTTCCAACGCGATGTCCAACAAATGCAGCGCTTCCAGCGGCCGCCCCGCCGCCACATGCCCATGCGCCCGGCCAACAATGGCGCCAGCCCCGCCCGCCAACTCGACCAGATCGCCGCTCACTGCCGATCGCGGCACGCCATAAAGCGCGGTGGTGCCATCGGCATAATGGAACCAGCCGCCATTTTCTTCCCAGATGGCGCGCACGACCCAGCTGGTCTTGCCATGAAATTCGCCGATCTTCAGCGCATCGGGCAGCGCAATTTCGCGCATCAATTCCTGCACTGTCCGACCCGCATTCATCCCCGCGATCGTCTCGTGCTCCAGATAGCTGACCGCCGCATGCAGCGCATCCAGATCGGCACGGATGCGCGCCGCCCCTCGGATCGGATCGCCATGGCCGCTAATCACCAGTTCCGCGCCCAGCGCCCGCACCTGCTCGACCGAGCGCAAGTAAGCGCGCACCAGCCGGGGCTTGTCGCCGCGCATCGTCACCAGATTGGGCATCGCCCGCCACACCGGGCCGAACAGATTGCCGGTAAAGATGGTCTTTTCCTGCGGCATCCACACGAACACCGAATCCAGGCTTTCACCCCCCGGCGTCTTGCCCACCTCGAACGCGCGCCCGCCCTGCGCGAAGGCAAGGCTGGTCGCGACCTCCACGTCCGGCACGATCAGCGGCGGCTTGGGCGGCGGCCCGTCGCGCCGCGTCATTGACGCCCACAGCTTGCCCGACCGGCGGCCCAGAAAAGGGGCCAGCCGCTCGAAATAGTCCACCGTCTCGCCAAAGCCCGACCCGACAATGACTTGCGTGCCGTACTCCATCTGGTCGGGCAGCGCGCCATAATGGTCGGCATGGGCCTGCGTCACGATAATGCGCTTGAGGGCCCCGCTGCGATGCGGCGCAAACAACCCCTTGTTGCGCGCGCCATTGCCCAGAAAACCGGTATTGACGAGCAAATCCCCATCGTTCGTCGTCACCAGATAGGCGTTGGAAATATCCTTCACCATGAAGATGCCGTCGCCGACCCGCTCGGCGTCGGTCTGCCCCTGACCGCCCATGACGAGCGCGCCAAGCGGTGTTTGCGGCGCGTCGGTCATGCCGCGCCGTCCGCAAATTCGATCATAACCTTGGCCGATTGCGGCTGCGCGGCAATATCCAGCCCCTCGATCACTCGGTCGAACGGCAATCTATGGCTGATCAAAGCCGCGATCTTGGCCTGCAAACGCGGCATCGCCGCGATCACATCGGGCATTTCGGTCGGATAGCCGACGGCCGTCGTAATCGTCATCTCTGTGGTCAGCATCGGCCCGGCGGGCAGTTCGATGGGCTTCAAATAAGCCGCCGTAATCACATGTCGCGCATGCGTCTTGGCCAGCGTCACCACGTCCCGCAAGATCGACGGCGCACCCGCCGCGTCTATATAGGCGTCGGTCAGCGCCTTCTCCCGCCCGAACACCATCACGGTGCCATGGATCGCCTTGATCCGCGCGATCGCATCCTCGCGCGCCGGATTGATCGTCTGCGCGCCCAGCGCCCGCGCCCGTTCCAGCCGCTCCTCCGCCAGATCGAGCGCGATCACGTCGCACCCCCGGTACACCGCCCAGAGGATCATGCCAAGGCCAATCGGCCCGCAGCCGAAGATCACGACCTTGTCGCCAGCCTTCGCCTGCGCCCGGTTGACCCCATGCAGTGCCACCGACAACGGCTCGCACATCGCCGCCACTGCATAGGGGATGCCGTCGGGGATCGGCAGCAGACTGCCGCCCAGCCGCGCGTCGCGGACCAGCAGTTCCTCGGTAAAGGCCCCCTCCGGCCCGCCGCTGCCGATATAGCTAGGCGTCATCATCGGGTTGATGATGACGCTCTGCCCGACCGACACGCCGGTTACGTCAGCGCCCACGAACAGCAGTTCGCCTGCGCCCTCATGGCCCAGCGCCGTCCGCTTGCCCGGCGTCGGGATACCGCCATTTTTGATGTAGCTGAGGTCACTGCCGCAAATGCCGCAGGCCTTCATCTTGACGACCACATCCTTCGGCCCCGCTTCGGGCCGCTCATAGGGATCGAGCCGCACGTCATCGACGTCATGAATGGTGAGCAGGCGCATAGGGCGTCTCCCGATCAAAAGGCGTAAGGGGGATAGATCAGGCTGCCGCCATCGATCACGATCGTATCGCCGCTATGGAATCGCGATGCATCAGAGCAGAGATAGGCGCCGATCCCTTCGAAATCTTCGATCGCACCGGGCCGATGGATCGGCGTCTTGGCGGAAAAATGCGCGTCGACCGCCGCCATGCGCGCCTTCATTTCCTCGCTCATGCCCTGATCGCCACCGATGCCGGTCTTGACATATCCCGGCGCGATGCTGTTCGCGCGGATCTCATATTTGCCCAGTTCCGCCGCCATGCCGCGCACCGCCGCGCCCATGCCGCCTTTGGACGCGGCATAATTATTGATGCCCGCTATCCCGTGAAACATCGACAGGCTGCCGCAATAGACCAGGCTCCCGCCCGGCTCGCCCGCTTCGGCGCGCGCGACCATCGCCTTGGCGCCTTCGCGCAAGGTGAAGAAAGCCCCGTGCAGGTTCACTGCCAGCAGGTCATGCCATTCGGCCGCGTCCAGCGTCAGCACCGACCGGCTGCGCGACGCGCGCCCCGAATTGGCGAACACACAATCGACGCGCTGGAAATCGGCCAGCAATTGCGCATAGCCCGCAATGATCGCCTCTTCCGATGCCACATCGACCTGATAGGTTTCGACGCGCGCCGCGCCCGCCGCCAGCAAATCCGCCTTCGCCGCTGCATTCTTGTCCGCATTGCGCGCCCAGATGGCGATCTTGCCGCCCATCTTCGCCACGCCGCGCGCGAAACCCAGGCCAATGCCGCCATTGCCGCCGGTCACCAGCGTCACCTTGTCCGAACAGTCGAAAAGACCTGCCACCTGTCGCTCTCCTATGAAATGTCGCCGCCCGACGGCGGTCCTTTGCTGCGCGCGATTGTCGATCAGCGCGAGACAGGCCGCAATTGACCTGTCTGTAGAGATCAGGCCATAACCGCTATATCGAGCCAAGACATCTCAGCCCCGGAGCGCCCGTGCCGCCAGCCGAAACCTATGCCGAATCGCTGTTCGAGGCGGAACTGATCGTGCCGTCCGCCCTGATACGGATCATGCGCCTGCATCTCGATCAGCCGACCGACCGGCTCTTCTACCGCACCGATCATTATTGGCTCGACCTGTGCCTGACCCCGCGCCCGGAAAAGGCGCGCGGCTGCTATCGCGACCGTTGGGGGCCGCATCGTTACGAACCATTGGGCGAAATCTTCCTCGTGCCGCCCGGCGAAGCGATCCATATCCGCAGCGAAACCGGCGGTCGGCAGGCCTCGGTCATCTGCGAAATCCCGGCCGCGGCGATCAACTGCTGGCTCGATGATGGCGGCATCGACTGGACCGACCGGCGGCTGGCCGCTGGTCTCGACATCACCCATCCGCACATGCGCGCCTGCCTGTTGCGGCTGGCCGACGAAGTCCGTCATCCAGGGTCCGGCAGCGCGATCCTCGCCGAACTCATCGCCCGGCAACTGGCGATCGAGGTAGCCCGCTATTGCCAGGCGATCGGCGAAGGGCCGGTCAGCGGGGGTCTGTCCTCCTGGCGTTTGCGCCGTATTGAGGAACGGCTGCACATGCTTGGGCCACCCCCGACGCTTGGCGAATTGGCGGCGCTGTGCAACCTGTCCCCCCGCCAATTGACGCGCGGTTTTCGCGCGTCACGCGGCTGTTCGATCGGCGACCATATCGCCCAGACCCGGATCGACATGGCCAAGCGCCATCTCGCCACCCCGCAAAGCATCAAGGAAATCGCCTTCGCGCTCGGCTTTGCCTCTCCCTCCAGCTTCGCCTACGCCTTTCGCCGCGCGACCGGCGCCACCCCCCGCCAATTTCGCCAGCGCCGTCTGTCGCCCCCATCCTCTGGCTGATTATCTATATAATGGCTTGATTACGATAGTATCTGCCTTGAAAAAACCGCAATCCATTGTCCTAGTCGCTGTACGCATAATCAGAACGCATCAGCAGGAGAGGGCGGCAGGATGATCGTCGGACGCCATTATCAAAATGCCTATGTGACCCGAAATATCGACCAAGCCGTGGCAGAGTTTAAGGAGCGGGCCGACATCCGCCAGCTCCTCGAAGCCGAAATCTCCGTCACTCTCTGGACACCCCATGGCGAAGGCATCGGCACGCAGAAGCTCGCCTTCCTCTGGATCGGCGACATGCAAATCGAATTGATCCAACCGGGGCAGGGCGACGTCCTCGCCCTCTACCGCGATGCCCTGCCAGCCGACGACCGGCTGCGCTTCCATCATGTCTGCCACCGCGTCGATGATTGGAACGCTTTCCTGGCGCAGGTCGACCGGCAGCCCTTTCCCGTTGCGTTGAAAGGCGGAACGCCGGGCATGCTCCAGTTCCTCTATCTCGATACCCGCAAGTGGCTCGGCCACTATAGTGAATATGTCTGGATGGTCCCCGAACGCTGGGCCGCCATGGGAGGACGCACCGCATGATCAGCCTGGCCCGCTTCGGCACCCGCGACCTCGATCGCGCCAAGAGTTTCTACGACGAACTGGCCGCCCTGTTGGGGGCCGTCCGCGCCTTCGACCGCCCGGACGTCGTGGCCTACAAAACCCCCGACAGCGGCATGCTCCTCATCGGCAAGCCTTTCGCGGGCGACGCATCGCCCGGCAACGGCAACCAGGTCGGCATCCAGGCCGCCAGCCGCGCAACGGTCGATGCCGTCCATGCCAGGGCAATGGCCCTTGGCGGCCAGTGCGAAGGCAAGCCCGGCATCCGGGGCGATGACCCCAACGGCTTCTATGGCGCCTATTTCCGCGACCTCGACGGCAACAAGCTCGTCATCTTCCGCTACGGGGCACCCGACACCTGACCGACCCATTGATCGACGCTCAACCCGCGGCGATCAGGCCGGAATCGCGACGGCGATATATAAACACCCCTGTTGGTTAAGGGCTTCGCGCCACAGTCTAATCGGGCATAACGCGACTCACAAAAGGACAATGATAACCACGCCGTTCCCGGCCTTAGATCGGGTGAGGCGCCAAATTGGGGAGGATTTTCGGATGCGGAAGACAGCCTATTATAGCATGAGCGCCAGCCTGGCGGTTCTCACCCTGGCGATGCCCGCCATCGCGCAGGAAGCACCGCAGGAAAATGGCTTCGATGCGCCCACCATCATCGTGGAAGCGCGCCGTCGCGGCGAGGACGTTCAGGACGTTCCCGCCGTCGTCAACGCCGTGACTGCCCAGTCCATCGACAATCTCAACTTCCGCGAATTTACCGAAGTCAAATCGCTGGCACCCGGCCTTGAACTGACCTCCAACCCCAACGGTATCGGCGGCAATGCCCGCCTGCGCGGCGTCAATTTCGACGCCAGTGCGTCCGGCAACAACGGTACGGTTGAATTCTACTTCAATGACGCGCCAATCTCGCCGGGCGTGGTCATCCAGCAGATGTACGACATCGGCCAGATCGAAGTGCAGCGCGGGCCGCAGGGCACCTTGCGCGGCCGCGCTTCGCCGTCCGGCTCGATCACCATCACGACGCGCAAGCCTGATCTCAACCAGTTTGGCGGCTATGCGGACTGGACCGCCAATGATATCGGCACCCTCAACTTCAAGGGCGCGCTGAACATCCCCGTCATCGAAGGCATTGCGGGCATCCGCGTGTCGGGCGTGTGGGATGAAAATGAAGTCGATCGCGTCCGTCCTCTGGTGCGCAGCGCCGGCGCACCGGACCCGCATTCGCGGACCAAGAGCTATCGCGTCGTCGGTCTCATCGAACCCGCGGACTGGATCAGGCTGGAAGGCACCTATCAATATATGGACCGCGACGCGCGGACTTATGATCAGTCGATTTCCTTCAGCGAAGCCAATCCGGCGGCCGCGCCCAGCCCAGTACTGATCACGGCGAAGGACCGTCTGTCAATCCAGGAACAGCCGCGCATCATCAATCAGCGGTTCGATATCTTCAATTGGCGCGCAGAACTGGCCCAGTGGGGCCAGCGGCTGATCTATCAGGGCCAGTATAGCAAGCAGGAATATCTATCGACGGAAAATCTGGACCGCGGTAATTTCTTCATCGGTCGCGACATCAACCAGCTCACCGACACGGTCGCCAAGGGGACGTCGCATGAAATCCGGCTCCAGAATGAGGAGCGCGTTCTTGGCATATTCGACTATGTGATCGGCTTCTTCGACAGCAAGCTGGATTCGCCGACGGCCCTTAGCCAGTTGACGCCCGTGCGTTTGCCCACGGCTTTTGGGGGCGGGATCGCGTCGATCGTGACGACCAACATTTTGCGCGCCAACGACACGCATGAACAATCCTTCTTCGGCAACCTGACCGCCCAGATCGGCGACAAGACGGAAATCTCCGGAGGCCTGCGCCAGATCAAATATGAATCGCTCAGTCAGTTGGGCGTCAATGGCAACGTCATCGCCAACGATACCCAGGATCTTAAAAAGCTCATCTACAGCGCGTCGGTGAAGCATAATTTCTCCCCCGACTTCCTGGTCTATGCCGCCACCGGCAGCTCGATGCGGC is a window encoding:
- a CDS encoding SDR family NAD(P)-dependent oxidoreductase translates to MAGLFDCSDKVTLVTGGNGGIGLGFARGVAKMGGKIAIWARNADKNAAAKADLLAAGAARVETYQVDVASEEAIIAGYAQLLADFQRVDCVFANSGRASRSRSVLTLDAAEWHDLLAVNLHGAFFTLREGAKAMVARAEAGEPGGSLVYCGSLSMFHGIAGINNYAASKGGMGAAVRGMAAELGKYEIRANSIAPGYVKTGIGGDQGMSEEMKARMAAVDAHFSAKTPIHRPGAIEDFEGIGAYLCSDASRFHSGDTIVIDGGSLIYPPYAF
- a CDS encoding VOC family protein, producing MIVGRHYQNAYVTRNIDQAVAEFKERADIRQLLEAEISVTLWTPHGEGIGTQKLAFLWIGDMQIELIQPGQGDVLALYRDALPADDRLRFHHVCHRVDDWNAFLAQVDRQPFPVALKGGTPGMLQFLYLDTRKWLGHYSEYVWMVPERWAAMGGRTA
- a CDS encoding FAS1-like dehydratase domain-containing protein, producing the protein MATLAEAPTNKFPKITEEGLDDLRKRIGVKIENTVEPWNYEATRDAIRHYAHGIGDDNPLWCDPAYAEKTKYGAVVALPSFLFTTSRIISGYCGGLSGVHAMWAGADWTWHKPVLRNDTIRTEAYLKDLVEHNTKFAGRSFQQIYHVDFFNQSGDKVAEGDSWVFRTDRDEARERGTKYTEARGRVEQYTEEELAEFTRLYQEEEIRGSTPRYWEDVKVGDELPRMMKGPMTVTGFICYAQGWGGLYIRANKLANQMQQAHPGLGIRNRFNVPDCPERVHWDEAFALEVGAPGAYDYGPERCSWLTHHITNWIGDDGFLTRSKCQIRRHNPDGDAIYIDGSVIRKFEENGKKFVEIQQQATTHRGEVSAFGTSIAELPSKPA
- a CDS encoding acyl-CoA synthetase — its product is MAKLTDYSSYADAQAHATSDAPWGLFDGDRDHLNIAHECITRHADGSDRAAVRIAHADGRDEILSFDTIAAGAARFAYWLDAEGVQPGERIAFMLEPSLPFYVCLFGAMQTGAISVPLFTLFGPDALRLRVDDCKPTILITNLEKADLARSMNGPRVVIADDGLLDEIEKYPATYTPKTRANDLAVFQYTSGTTRELPEAVKHSHRALVTLMFAALYGTGIRPGDEFFCPSSPAWGHGLWHGTLAPLGLGVTTGTFAGRFDPVRLMQALDDYQITNMSAAATHYRMMKNSGKAEEFAFHFKKLSYTGEPIDPATLDFIETYFKVPACSMYGTTEIGVVLVNYPGADDFTVKPGSLGKAVPGQKLQVQRPDGTPSAPGEIGELMLWRRDKWETTKDRAKIDEDGYFYHCGRADDVIISAGWTMSAVEIENTLLKHPVVLECAVIGVPDPQRGQVVKAFVIANVDGSDALVKELQTFTREKLAQHEFPRVVEFVTDLPKTPAGKVHRKILREREAAKAAELVN
- a CDS encoding VOC family protein; the protein is MISLARFGTRDLDRAKSFYDELAALLGAVRAFDRPDVVAYKTPDSGMLLIGKPFAGDASPGNGNQVGIQAASRATVDAVHARAMALGGQCEGKPGIRGDDPNGFYGAYFRDLDGNKLVIFRYGAPDT
- a CDS encoding zinc-dependent alcohol dehydrogenase, encoding MRLLTIHDVDDVRLDPYERPEAGPKDVVVKMKACGICGSDLSYIKNGGIPTPGKRTALGHEGAGELLFVGADVTGVSVGQSVIINPMMTPSYIGSGGPEGAFTEELLVRDARLGGSLLPIPDGIPYAVAAMCEPLSVALHGVNRAQAKAGDKVVIFGCGPIGLGMILWAVYRGCDVIALDLAEERLERARALGAQTINPAREDAIARIKAIHGTVMVFGREKALTDAYIDAAGAPSILRDVVTLAKTHARHVITAAYLKPIELPAGPMLTTEMTITTAVGYPTEMPDVIAAMPRLQAKIAALISHRLPFDRVIEGLDIAAQPQSAKVMIEFADGAA
- a CDS encoding alkyl sulfatase dimerization domain-containing protein, with product MTDAPQTPLGALVMGGQGQTDAERVGDGIFMVKDISNAYLVTTNDGDLLVNTGFLGNGARNKGLFAPHRSGALKRIIVTQAHADHYGALPDQMEYGTQVIVGSGFGETVDYFERLAPFLGRRSGKLWASMTRRDGPPPKPPLIVPDVEVATSLAFAQGGRAFEVGKTPGGESLDSVFVWMPQEKTIFTGNLFGPVWRAMPNLVTMRGDKPRLVRAYLRSVEQVRALGAELVISGHGDPIRGAARIRADLDALHAAVSYLEHETIAGMNAGRTVQELMREIALPDALKIGEFHGKTSWVVRAIWEENGGWFHYADGTTALYGVPRSAVSGDLVELAGGAGAIVGRAHGHVAAGRPLEALHLLDIALEAVPDHEAGLSVRKAALAQLLAASGGTNLSETMWLKAEIAETDKRLASQTEKGEG
- a CDS encoding sulfotransferase family protein, with translation MTTTTAGLDADALIAAAREQTGLTDLGDEAMLEGLHVLIDAINGEAKLTEAAQGRWAQQITATLANRLQVEDYLARHPALLDAPVDKPLFVFGLPRTGTTLTINLLNADPARRCFLRWEAFNSVPPAAKGALSSDPRYVAEQARLDMMLKYAPHISAMHHEDADSPTECQFSMAPSFCAQYYDSVLHIPSYQKWLFGTSYLPAFRYQKRLFQMLQENNSGQWTLKNPWHPLFLDDIMTVYPDAQLVMTHRDPADVVASACSLVYQVRKMFSDDVDPVEVGKSQLRTFDLMIERMLAYREKHGWDSIHDIHYDAQVRDPIGEMRRLYARFDTALTAEAEAAMQAMLDANPQGKHGKHSYDLADYGLDRAGVHAHFRDYTARFGIACKA
- a CDS encoding helix-turn-helix transcriptional regulator; translation: MPPAETYAESLFEAELIVPSALIRIMRLHLDQPTDRLFYRTDHYWLDLCLTPRPEKARGCYRDRWGPHRYEPLGEIFLVPPGEAIHIRSETGGRQASVICEIPAAAINCWLDDGGIDWTDRRLAAGLDITHPHMRACLLRLADEVRHPGSGSAILAELIARQLAIEVARYCQAIGEGPVSGGLSSWRLRRIEERLHMLGPPPTLGELAALCNLSPRQLTRGFRASRGCSIGDHIAQTRIDMAKRHLATPQSIKEIAFALGFASPSSFAYAFRRATGATPRQFRQRRLSPPSSG
- a CDS encoding SDR family NAD(P)-dependent oxidoreductase translates to MDEMRFDGRVAVITGAGRGLGRAYALLLASRGAKIIVNDPGVSMQGEGTDAAPAQALVEEIRAAGGDAIASTDSVATPQGGQAIIDTAITHYGRIDILIHNAGIVRRGSLNDLSYADFETVLDVHMRGAFHVVRAAFPHMTAANYGRIVLTGSLNGLYGNAGVVNYSMAKAAMTGLSNVAAIEGAAHNIKSNIILPGAVTRMADGLDTSAYPPMDPDLVAPTVGYLAHEECAVTGEMLIAMAGRVARAYTMETKGAFRPDWTIEQIAENLDTIRATDNALHFAPVPDGHMDHLRYCFAMARAG